In Zingiber officinale cultivar Zhangliang chromosome 1A, Zo_v1.1, whole genome shotgun sequence, a genomic segment contains:
- the LOC122038895 gene encoding F-box protein At4g18380-like has translation MQTRGSGCADPSSHWDHFDLLPDSVVLLIFNKLADVRSLGRCSAVCKRFNSLVFMVHDVYIKIDHVVTVDGNFDDPYSPSSPRQRNLVSNFLKLILVSLLKPFYNIHNAKGNNKPVFPQLSHHSPAQVLKGFTHVRNLRIELPSGDVGTEEGVLIKWRAEFGSTLHKCVILGGTRVDVKPVSSELESSLEDGGSIPESFYTNGGLKLRVVWTISSLIAASTRHYLLRPIIMNHPTLKSLVLTDADGQGTLSMGEEQLKEFRENPLTPSASSNRTQVPASNMKLKYSPYLELSGGMALQGATLVTIKPSSDGSSTGNTRAEIDAFISGSFDSPFKTAVKALMKRRTYLLEMNGF, from the coding sequence ATGCAGACAAGAGGAAGTGGCTGTGCTGATCCTTCCTCTCATTGGGATCATTTTGATCTCCTTCCTGATTCAGTTGTCCTTCTAATCTTTAACAAGCTTGCAGATGTCCGATCGCTTGGCCGCTGCTCTGCTGTTTGCAAGCGGTTCAATTCCCTTGTGTTTATGGTCCATGATGTCTACATTAAAATCGATCATGTGGTCACTGTTGATGGTAATTTTGATGATCCATATAGCCCATCCTCTCCCAGACAACGGAATCTCGTCTCCAATTTCCTGAAACTGATCCTCGTTTCGCTCCTAAAACCCTTCTACAACATCCACAATGCCAAAGGAAATAACAAACCTGTCTTCCCGCAGCTCTCTCATCACTCCCCTGCACAAGTTCTTAAGGGCTTCACCCATGTCAGGAACCTCCGGATTGAACTCCCTTCCGGTGATGTTGGAACCGAAGAAGGGGTTCTTATCAAATGGAGAGCTGAGTTTGGGAGTACTCTTCATAAATGTGTGATCTTGGGAGGTACAAGGGTCGATGTAAAGCCTGTCTCCTCTGAGCTTGAATCATCTTTAGAAGACGGTGGCAGCATTCCTGAATCATTCTATACTAACGGGGGGCTAAAGCTCCGTGTTGTATGGACAATTAGCTCCCTCATTGCTGCTTCCACGAGGCATTATCTTCTCCGTCCGATTATTATGAACCATCCCACCTTGAAGAGCTTGGTCTTGACGGATGCTGACGGGCAGGGAACCTTGAGCATGGGCGAAGAACAGCTGAAGGAATTCAGGGAAAATCCATTGACACCCTCGGCATCATCAAACAGGACACAAGTGCCAGCTTCAAACATGAAGTTAAAATATTCCCCCTACTTGGAGCTCTCGGGTGGGATGGCATTGCAAGGAGCGACCTTGGTTACAATCAAGCCATCTTCCGATGGAAGCAGCACTGGCAACACTAGGGCTGAGATCGATGCCTTCATCTCTGGATCATTTGACAGCCCATTCAAAACGGCCGTTAAGGCACTGATGAAGCGACGAACATACCTTTTGGAAATGAATGGTTTCTAG
- the LOC122013814 gene encoding pentatricopeptide repeat-containing protein At1g62720-like, which translates to MISGYFSNGFPTLGFEMYDEMKQSGVCPNLYTCNVLISECCREQDFCFAFQPVDEMSQKGILSNIVTYNTFIGGFCKQSKGRYVVMMKKATSLLNQMKKVVARRVYQWVFSSRRPDWRGDEQGCRSRHHYAFSPLRGLYLFVLRGDGAPAACRGGGAGVGCLRRRRRRRFEEEAAPAACGGTTRASVPAPQRDRGRLRRLWRT; encoded by the exons ATGATTAGCGGCTACTTCAGCAACGGATTCCCTACTCTTGGTTTTGAGATGTACGACGAGATGAAGCAGAGTGGAGTCTGTCCCAATCTCTACACTTGCAACGTTTTGATATCGGAGTGCTGCAGGGAACAAGACTTCTGCTTTGCATTCCAACCCGTCGACGAAATGTCTCAGAAAGGAATTCTGTCAAACATCGTGACGTATAACACCTTCATTGGTGGGTTTTGCAAGCAAAGCAAG GGCAGGTATGTCGTGATGATGAAGAAAGCTACAAGTTTATTAAATCAGATGAAGAAAGTGGTTGCTCGTCGAGTCTATCAATGGGTTTTCTCGAGCAGGCGACCTGATTGGAGAGGAGATGAGCAGGGATGTCGATCGCGGCATCACTATGCCTTCTCTCCCCTCCGAGGTCTGTACCTGTTCGTTCTTCGTGGAGATGGCGCACCAGCGGCTTGCAGAGGAGGCGGTGCCGGTGTCGGTTGCTTGCGGAGGAGGCGGCGCCGGAGGTTTGAGGAGGAGGCGGCGCCGGCGGCTTGCGGAGGGACCACGCGAGCTTCGGTCCCCGCTCCGCAACGAGATCGTGGCCGCCTGCGACGCCTGTGGAGAACGTAG
- the LOC122038896 gene encoding uncharacterized protein LOC122038896 — protein sequence MKKIKVKFERFFILCIQTIVRFIYYHPFVICLVFVLLKLYKSFPSLLAFLVSSSPVIVCTFLLLGLLLSYGEPNIPVIKEENKRTWDASSMDTGSSSRCLYAKENENISIENHVDYGNYNDEKAIADEEDYHAVDESEGNKNINTIMTKISSGEEVKKASYVVENEVNQLIQGKEHQVQGSYKDDIVLAKKLGGGAETGANVIPYSIMNEEIENFMLEIGRPALDCHFDSSLALPYQSVEDRDVSSDSESDGAESSSPDASMENIIPLFEELHPVLHSEHVSITKLAASSEGSLVDHESDDIDEKYLQEKDEAQEEKVGYDATAAVRWTEDDQKNVMDLGSSELERNQRLVNLIAKRRARKNLTFRMDRNPIDWDANDSFLGKDELSRLHVHVPSRRNPFDTPDDSVETMDLPPIPGSAPSSLLPRRNPFDFQYGDEEQEGNLIGETWDLQDFVPASHSESLFRRVDTFDLGRRDLQQERHQSRFKPYLTSEMDLEGTSIFQRQYSGNSESKVSFISGSDTVSPATDLAHKRGLERQEVNREVELSSLAEHGTDAGDLQIHTSKEESDDADKGKREHPTNYIEIDEASPSASWSSLDKQEALQCAGQGGNLDSLVKLEIFSPGALEVTAASGTADSLPVNANVEELSSVGKKPFEWFPTSVFIYENRSRLSEVDDNSEYNAAKIGKSVVQEVPDQDGSLISLELIESSECLDSLIVMEKISEISIQSISDLSKSSSATESPALTKTVNSSDEESNEVQSSALDTCQTLPEEIGSANSHIRELLSNHEGSDLMFQKDSQSEDASGSKSSLNHVFDSKGKSAMIAGVGNQSSEKSSIKSQEVHSEVSQDQIVETQTWSPRDPRDNIEQTVLQSSEACTKNNVSQTVTDLEIPVIETKSIEDINTYQENHSYFEQTSDESNKQSIHQANTDSDFPDVEARSIEEIHSHFQKITEECPKLTSI from the exons ATGAAGAAAATTAAAGTGAAGtttgaaagattttttattttgtgCATTCAAACAATAGTCAGATTTATATATTATCATCCTTTTGTCATTTGTCTCGTGTTTGTCTTGCTTAAATTGTACAAGTCTTTTCCTTCTCTGCTTGCTTTTCTGGTTTCTTCTTCTCCTGTCATTGTCTGCACATTCCTTCTTCTTGGACTCCTTTTGAGCTACGGAGAACCTAACATACCTGTAATCAAGGAAGAGAATAAAAGGACTTGGGATGCTTCTTCTATGGACACAGGGAGCTCTTCGCGTTGCCTTTATGCTAAGGAGAATGAGAATATATCAATTGAGAACCATGTAGATTATGGAAATTATAATGATGAAAAGGCCATTGCAGACGAGGAAGATTATCACGCAGTGGATGAATCTGAAGGAAACAAGAACATTAATACCATTATGACCAAAATTTCGTCAGGTGAGGAAGTGAAAAAAGCCAGCTATGTTGTGGAGAATGAAGTGAATCAACTGATTCAAGGAAAAGAACATCAAGTCCAGGGGAGTTATAAAGACGATATTGTTCTTGCCAAGAAGCTAGGTGGTGGAGCAGAAACTGGTGCAAATGTAATACCTTACAGTATTATGAATGAAGAAATTGAGAATTTTATGTTGGAGATTGGGAGGCCTGCCTTGGACTGTCATTTTGACTCCTCATTAGCTTTGCCATATCAGTCTGTTGAAGATCGTGATGTTTCATCAGATAGTGAATCAGATGGTGCAGAGAGTTCCTCTCCTGATGCTTCCATGGAGAACATCATTCCCTTGTTTGAAGAACTGCATCCTGTGCTACATTCTGAGCATGTTTCTATTACGAAGTTAGCTGCTTCCTCTGAAGGTTCACTGGTGGACCATGAAAGTGATGATATTGATGAAAAATATTTGCAAGAAAAAGATGAAGCGCAAGAGGAAAAAGTTGGTTACGATGCAACTGCTGCAGTGAGATGGACAGAAGATGACCAGAAAAACGTGATGGATCTTGGTTCTTCTGAATTGGAGAGAAATCAAAGGTTAGTAAATCTAATAGCAAAACGAAGAGCAAGGAAGAATCTGACATTTAGGATGGACAGAAATCCAATTGACTGGGATGCTAATGACTCTTTCCTTGGCAAAGATGAGCTATCACGCCTTCATGTCCATGTTCCCTCGAGAAGGAATCCATTTGATACTCCTGATGACTCAGTGGAAACTATGGACTTACCACCAATACCCGGCTCTGCTCCGTCTTCTCTGCTACCCAGACGAAATCCTTTTGATTTTCAATATGGCGACGAAGAACAAGAGGGTAATCTCATAGGTGAAACTTGGGATCTCCAGGATTTTGTTCCAGCTTCACACTCTGAGAGCTTATTTAGAAGGGTCGACACCTTTGACTTAGGAAGAAGAGACCTTCAGCAAGAGAGACATCAGTCGAGGTTTAAACCTTATCTTACTTCAGAGATGGATTTAGAAGGAACTTCTATTTTTCAGAGACAATACAGTGGCAATAGTGAATCAAAAGTGAGTTTTATTTCAGGATCAGACACAGTTTCTCCAGCTACAGATCTGGCACATAAAAGAGGGCTGGAGAGGCAGGAGGTTAATAGGGAAGTTGAACTGTCATCTCTTGCTGAACATGGAACTGATGCAGGGGATCTTCAAATTCATACTTCTAAGGAGGAATCTGATGACGCTGACAAAGGGAAGAGGGAACATCCTACAAATTATATTGAGATTGATGAAGCGAGTCCATCAGCCAGTTGGAGCTCTCTCGATAAACAGGAAGCTTTGCAGTGTGCAG GTCAAGGTGGTAATCTGGATTCTTTAgtgaagttagaaattttttctccggGGGCATTAGAGGTCACAGCTGCCTCAGGAACTGCAGATTCTCTGCCAGTTAATGCAAATGTGGAAGAGTTATCATCCGTTGGTAAAAAACCATTTGAATGGTTCCCAACTTCAGTTTTTATCTATGAAAACAGATCAAGACTGAGTGAGGTTGATGACAACAGTGAATATAATGCAGCCAAAATCGGGAAATCAGTTGTTCAAGAAGTTCCAGATCAAGATGGAAGTTTaattagtttagaattaattGAATCATCAGAATGCTTGGATTCCTTGATTGTTATGGAGAAGATTTCTGAGATTAGTATCCAGTCAATAAGTGATCTGTCCAAGTCAAGCAGTGCCACTGAGAGTCCAGCCCTGACAAAGACTGTCAATAGCTCTGATGAAGAATCTAATGAGGTCCAATCTTCTGCCTTAGATACTTGCCAGACTTTGCCAGAAGAGATCGGATCTGCTAATTCCCACATTAGAGAGCTGTTATCTAATCATGAAGGATCTGATTTAATGTTTCAAAAGGATAGCCAGTCTGAAGATGCTTCTGGTTCCAAAAGTTCATTAAACCATGTCTTCGATTCTAAAGGCAAGTCTGCTATGATTGCTGGTGTAGGTAACCAATCCTCCGAAAAAAGTTCCATTAAGTCTCAGGAGGTGCATTCAGAAGTCAGCCAAGACCAAATTGTTGAAACACAAACTTGGTCTCCGCGTGACCCTAGGGATAACATTGAACAGACTGTTCTTCAGTCGAGTGAAGCTTGTACTAAGAACAATGTATCCCAAACTGTGACAGATTTAGAGATTCCAGTCATCGAAACAAAATCTATTGAAGACATCAACACATATCAAGAAAATCACTCATATTTTGAACAAACTAGCGATGAAAGCAACAAACAATCTATACATCAAGCTAACACAGATTCAGATTTTCCAGATGTTGAAGCAAGATCTATTGAAGAAATTCACtcacattttcaaaaaattaCTGAAGAATGCCCCAAGCTTACCTCTATATAA
- the LOC122038894 gene encoding uncharacterized protein LOC122038894, translated as MEGWSPDQDRNSVGYVPKRPSVPSRVRPQGSSSSSYKDFLRKFVDSEILTAKLEDWLSGTSNESEFTKPIFDVPFELGELQNFDYALEGVAFQQLIRMPSAVYASTSDVVEATAHLAIEDFLHASVKGLWETFWSYDEPVPFSVACIHSTSSKFYPAEKAIARGKLEGICATAILLKNNKDYRGKWDQIIELTLLRPDVGMSVQNDQRPSSSILGEALFFAVRVLLARSLSKSTTVSHNANCVFLLLVDSQYGGVVKVEGDVSKIDFDGSDVYESAGKWIEKHAKVSVSPIDRIWNKLGNANWGDIGTLQVLLATFHCMVQFCGMPKHQLEDLATGHSSRLQNRRTERQLVDVHVNGAGLFQFQQRSRSPEIVEVHEESIKLNSEESLKLTKGSVVWMEDSERQKGFEMVEIISDEDVQIYIVTPVEEPGEKLMLYVGSITSNLESAWEDMDLWYQVQRQTKVLTVMKQRGLASQYLPQIIASGRMIHSGQCNKSVSGGICSHPWCGTPILVTSPVGETVCNLRRNGLFGPEEALRCCHDCLSALAIASSAGIRHGDIRPENVILVNDGGRHPFFCLIGWGHAVLEDRDRPPLNLLFSSTCALQEGKLCASSDAESLIYLLYYSCGGEFPEMDSVESALYWREQSLSKRVIQQKLGDISAILKAFADYVDTLCRTPYPLNHDIWLRRLQRTINEDHGKEINTSN; from the exons ATGGAAG GTTGGTCTCCGGACCAAGATCGTAACTCAGTTGGGTATGTGCCTAAAAGACCTAGTGTGCCATCAAGAGTTAGACCACAGGGTTCATCATCTTCCAGTTACAAGGATTTTCTTAGGAAATTTGTAGATAGTGAAATTTTGACAGCAAAACTTGAAGATTGGCTTTCAGGAACATCTAATGAGTCAGAATTCACGAAGCCAATTTTTGATGTTCCATTCGAACTTGGAGAacttcaaaattttgattatgCACTTGAAGGTGTTGCATTTCAGCAATTGATACGAATGCCTAGTGCTGTTTATGCATCAACATCTGATGTGGTAGAAGCGACAGCACATCTTGCCATTGAAGATTTCTTACATGCTAGCGTCAAGGGATTGTGGGAGACTTTTTGGAGTTATGATGAACCAGTGCCTTTCTCTGTAGCTTGTATACACAGCACGAGTTCAAAATTTTATCCTGCTGAAAAGGCTATTGCTAGAGGAAAGCTTGAAGGTATTTGTGCAACTGCTATTTTGCTAAAAAACAATAAGGATTACCGTGGCAAATGGGATCAAATTATTGAGTTGACTTTATTGAGGCCTGATGTTGGTATGTCAGTGCAGAATGATCAGCGGCCTTCTTCATCTATTCTTGGAGAAGCACTTTTCTTCGCAGTCCGAGTGCTGTTAGCTAGAAGCCTTAGCAAGTCAACTACTGTGTCCCATAATGCAAACTGTGTATTTCTGCTTCTTGTCGATTCACAATATGGCGGGGTAGTAAAAGTTGAAGGCGATGTTAGTAAGATAGATTTTGATGGTAGTGATGTCTATGAATCTGCTGGCAAATGGATTGAGAAACATGCCAAAGTCTCAGTTTCACCAATTGACCGCATCTGGAACAAGCTTGGGAATGCCAACTGGGGTGATATTGGCACTCTACAGGTTCTTCTTGCAACCTTTCATTGTATGGTTCAGTTTTGTGGTATGCCAAAACATCAACTTGAGGATTTGGCCACAGGACATAGTTCTCGTCTTCAGAATCGTAGAACTGAAAGGCAATTAGTTGATGTGCATGTTAATGGTGCTGGTTTATTCCAGTTCCAGCAACGAAGTCGTTCCCCCGAAATTGTAGAAGTCCATGAAGAATCCATAAAGCTTAATTCTGAAGAATCTCTGAAGCTAACAAAAGGATCAGTTGTATGGATGGAAGACTCAGAGCGTCAAAAGGGTTTTGAGATGGTTGAAATAATAAGTGATGAGGATGTTCAAATCTATATTGTCACTCCCGTGGAAGAACCGGGAGAGAAACTTATGCTTTATGTTGGTTCCATCACTTCTAATTTAGAATCTGCTTGGGAGGATATGGATCTATGGTACCAGGTCCAACGACAAACTAAGGTGTTGACTGTAATGAAACAAAGAGGTTTAGCCAGTCAATATCTTCCTCAAATCATTGCATCCGGAAGAATGATTCATTCTGGGCAGTGTAATAAATCTGTCTCAGGTGGAATTTGCAGCCATCCTTGGTGTGGCACCCCAATCCTTGTGACTTCTCCTGTGGGTGAAACTGTTTGTAATTTGAGAAGAAATGGCCTATTTGGACCTGAAGAAGCTCTTCGATGTTGTCATGACTGCTTATCTGCTCTTGCCATTGCATCTTCGGCCGGAATAAGACATGGTGACATCCGTCCAGAGAATGTCATCCTTGTAAATGATGGTGGGAGGCATCCATTCTTTTGCCTGATTGGATGGGGTCATGCTGTTCTTGAAGATAGGGATCGCCCACCATTGAATCTTTTATTTTCCTCCACATGTGCTCTACAAGAAGGAAAGCTGTGCGCTTCATCTGATGCAGAAAGTCTCATCTACTTGCTATACTACTCATGCGGTGGAGAATTCCCAGAGATGGATTCAGTTGAGTCTGCACTTTACTGGAGAGAACAGTCTCTATCGAAAAGGGTCATACAGCAGAAGCTGGGGGATATCTCAGCCATCCTGAAAGCTTTTGCAGATTATGTTGATACGCTATGTAGAACTCCATATCCCCTCAATCATGATATTTGGTTGAGGAGGTTGCAAAGAACCATTAATGAAGATCATGGAAAAGAAATCAACACGTCAAACTAA